The genomic region GGCGGTGCGTCGTGCTGCTGGAGGACATTGACACGGCCGGTTTGACCCACACCCGCGACCCTGCTTCCCAACCTgattcctcctcccccggcggcgaaccccccctcctcctcgccgcccccCCAGTCCCAGACCCGAAAAGTAaacccactcccctccccggccgcctctccctctcaggcctcctcaacatcctcgacgGCGTCGCCAGCCAGGAAGGCCGCGTGTTGATAATGACGACCAACCACCTCGAGAAACTCGACAAGGCCCTCATCCGCCCCGGCAGGGTAGACATGCAAGTCAAATTCGACAAGGCGGACACCTCCATGGTTGCCGCCATCTTCCGCGCCATCTACGCCCCCCTTGAAGAAGacaccgcccccgccccgCTATCTTCATCTCAATCCCCTGCTCTTGCCGCGCTCGAGAAAAGACTCAACCCCCGTTCCGACGCCTCCCGGAAAGAAAAGGACGAGAAAAAACAAGAGGTCTTGAACAAAGTCGACGCCCTAGCAAAAGAATTCGCCTCCAAAATCCCCACCATGGAGTTCTCCCCTGCCGAGATCCAGGGTTTTCTCCTGAAAAATAAACGCAACCCTGAAAAGGCCGtcgagggggtggaggagtggcttgttgttgcgaggaaggagcagaaagaaagagaggtggaacaggccaagaagaaggaggaggaggcgaagaaggcggcgaagaaggctgcgaaaaaggcaaagaagaaggctgcgaagaggaaggcgagggggaagaagaggaggggggatgataCCACTGAGAGTGAGGACGGGACGGACAGTGAGAGCGGGagtgaggcggaggagagtgatAGTGAGGGGAGcgagagtgaggaggagaagacgaaaaagaagaataaggaggggaagaggactgagaagaagaagaaggggaaggaaaaggagaagaagctggcggtggaggttaGGGTTGATACACCCCCTCCGAGCGGCTCTGAAGCCGACAAGGTGGCCGTGCCTGGACTCAAGCTGGATGAGAagcccgctgctgctgttgttgttgctgctcctCCGGCGAAGGCGATGACGATTGATACAAAAAAGGCtaatgaggaggaggtggaaagGGCGCAGGTGTCGGGAGATTCGGGGTATGgtgctactgctgctgagagGGATGCTGTTGCTCCCGTTGAGGTGGTTGCTTGAGAAACgtgagggaggatggtgtaTGATATAATATGGGTTGTGATATGGGATGGGTAAGGAAGGAAGGCTTTATTTTGCCTTGGGCTTTTCATGTGCATCTAGGGGGCGTTTCTTAGCATACTACATACATACTACGTTTACGTGCGTCGAGTGTTGAGCATTCTACTAGAAGAGCTGGAAGATTACGAACAAAAATGAAAATGATTCAATGGATGGTGGAGATCAATCGTGAGTGAGTGATATGTTTTTGTGAGCATGAGTTTCGAAAAGTGTGCTGAGCGTGTAAGAGGTTGTGAGAGGGCAGTGAGAGGATGAAaagtgtgtgagtgtgtaAGAGGATCAGTGGAATGAGAGATGATGAGTGTGTGAGAGAGGGTTGTAAATGTCAAGAGTGTATAGTGAGTGTGAATGACCAAGTGACACTTGTGTGTGACAGTCTCTGACGAAAATGAAAATGAGGGCTACCTGGAAGACCCTCCGTGATCGGTACCCCCCCTGTAGATTGATAAGAGTATCTCTGCCAGGGAACCACCATCATGTCACGCAATCAGCTCCACCGCCTCGCGAGGGTGGTTGCAATAAGAAAAGGCTCGTGCCCGCCTTTG from Podospora bellae-mahoneyi strain CBS 112042 chromosome 4, whole genome shotgun sequence harbors:
- a CDS encoding hypothetical protein (COG:U; EggNog:ENOG503NX6C), with translation MNETLIPPGIGGESATLSPIAMLDYLFPGFTLLANFLQSHLGINLNLYIPVIMSFSFVAAAWRYLSSYLNDLMESYLMSVVDIRTDDEIYNMLMGWVAQQTFSQGARRFVANTNLNSRMYWWMWGSNDDDDEDDGAEIDESGCVVTKKKKKALAYTPTFGSHWFIYKRRLLIFKRQQPATQSPFYTASEREEISISCFGRNPWVLKELLNEARSMYLKRDEAKTLIYRGALKGTGLEPTWQRCMARTSRPFSTVILNEDVKKKLIDDVTDYLNPATRRWYANRGIPYRRGYLLWGPPGTGKSSLSLALAGFFKMRIYIVSLSSMTATEENLASLFAELPRRCVVLLEDIDTAGLTHTRDPASQPDSSSPGGEPPLLLAAPPVPDPKSKPTPLPGRLSLSGLLNILDGVASQEGRVLIMTTNHLEKLDKALIRPGRVDMQVKFDKADTSMVAAIFRAIYAPLEEDTAPAPLSSSQSPALAALEKRLNPRSDASRKEKDEKKQEVLNKVDALAKEFASKIPTMEFSPAEIQGFLLKNKRNPEKAVEGVEEWLVVARKEQKEREVEQAKKKEEEAKKAAKKAAKKAKKKAAKRKARGKKRRGDDTTESEDGTDSESGSEAEESDSEGSESEEEKTKKKNKEGKRTEKKKKGKEKEKKLAVEVRVDTPPPSGSEADKVAVPGLKLDEKPAAAVVVAAPPAKAMTIDTKKANEEEVERAQVSGDSGYGATAAERDAVAPVEVVA